ATTGCAGTTGTCTGGGATCTGCTTCCGGTAGGTCATCAGATGCCAGCCGCATCCCAGTGGTCAGAAAAACCCAGCCGCAAGGAACAACGCCATGCGTTTCTGCGAAATCTCGATACGGATCAGAATCCACATGGTGAGATCAGGACAGCTGCACGCGCTATGCTGGTTAACTATGGTTTTGAAGAGACCCCTGCTGTGGCAGCAACAATGATCAACATCAAATTGATTTGCGTTTGCTATACGCTTGACGGATGGCTTCTAAGCGATAGCCAGGTAATTCGCAGAGTAGGGTCAAGCCCTATTCGTGAGATGGAGTGTGCGTCATTGGAGGCCCCAGATCGTTGCATAAATCCTGCTGGATTGTTGACAAAAGTATTTCGTTCTGCTCCAAATAAAAGATTTAAATTCTACAATAAGCACCAGCACAATATTGAAATCATTCGCTCCTACATCGATCAGGGTAAACTTGATAAGCTTTGTGCGTCATTGAGCTATCAAAGAATGATCAGTACTATTCAGGGTTGGGGGGCGTTATGAGCAGAAAGTTTCAAGTAAAATCGATCCCAAGCACCTGGTTGATAAGCAACGGCAGGCGGCTCGATTGCGGCCCCTATATGTCTGGTGCAGTTGAGATTCGTGAGCTACTGAAAAGGCACTTCACTCAAAAACTGCCCGATCTCACATCAGGTCACGATGGTGGGATTTACTACGGACCAAGAAGCAACCGTAACTATGTCACTGATGCTGAACATGGTGTGCCATTTCTGACAACAACATTCATGATGCAGGCCGACTTAACTCGTCTGCCTTTGGTCAGCAAGAAGGAGGCAAAGTCACGAAAGCTGGCTAATCAGCAGGTTAAACAAGGCATGGCGCTAATCAGCCGATCTGGAACTGTTGGACGGACAATATATGCTCGCTCAAGCATGAATAAGGTTTGGTCGAATGAAGACATAATAAAGATTGTTGTTGACCCTCAACAAGTTAAATCTGGATATCTATTTGCCTACCTTTGCACTCGATTCGGCGTCCCATTTGTACTATCCGGAAAATACGGTTCAGTTATTTCGCATCTTGAGCCCGAGCATTTTAGCGATTTGCTTGTTCCTCGTCTCGACGCAGATATTGAGCAGAAGGCTCATGACTTTATTGAAGAATCAGCCGCATTTCTCGATAATTATCAAGCCAACTTAAATGACGCAACGGAGCTCTACTTCGACTCCGTTGGCCTGAAGGACATTACTCCAAGCGAGTGGCATTCTTGGGGCTCAGACCTCGGTTTCACAGCCCCCACAAGTATTCAATCTCTCCGAGCCCTAAACTTTAATCCCCGGTTTATTCGGCTTTGTGAACTAATCAAAAGCGGGCCATGGAAACCGCTGGGTAGCCTATGTATTCCCGGAACGCTCAAACGGGGGAACCGCTTTAATCGAATCGATGCAGATCCTGAATACGCTTACAGATTGGTCGGACAAAAAGAACTCTTTTGGCTTCGCCCAGAAGGCCGTTGGATCGCGAAAAAATTTGTTCCAGATGATGTTCTGGTAGAAAACGGATCGATTTTGGTTGCAGCAAGGGGAACTCTAGGGGAAAGCGAACTTTATTGCAGGGCAACATTCATCCATGGAAAGTTGACAGAAAATGCGTACTCCGAGGATATCTTGCGCGTCATAGGCAATGAGAATGAAATTGAGCGTGGTGCACTCTTTGCCTTTATGCGTTCCGAGTCCGCTTTCAGGATGCTCCGCTCCATTTCTGTCGGCAGCAAGCTGCAAGATCATCATTACACGATGCTTCCCTCTCTTCCCATTCCTTACCCGCCCAATGACATCAGAAAACGCTGCAACGATTTCATAATTGAAGCATACGTGGCAAGGGAAACGGCTTTAGAGCTGGAAGACCGTGCCCGCTCTCTCGTCGAACGCGCCATCGAGGAGGGAGGCCGCTAATGGCAAAGGTCATACCCATCGGCCAGCCCGTAAACGACTCTGAACGCCAAGCTATCGGTTTTCTCCGGGATAATCTTCCTGATGGCTGGCTGATCTTCCACAACTTCGAGATGCGACAGGGTGAGGAGGTGTTCGAAATCGACATCGCCATCCTCGCGCCTCACGCTGTGTACCTGGTGGATGTCAAAGGGACGCGGGGCAACATCGATGTGTATGGCTCCAAGTGGTATCCTGATGGACGCCAGCCGTTCTTCTCGCCGTTGGCCAAGCTGCGCAGTCACGCCAAGACCATGGCCACCATCATCCGCGAGAGCAACACCGGCCAGATCGAGCTGCGCAAGGCTCATGTGCATGCCACCGTGCTGCTCACCGCCGATGACGCCGCAGTGTTCGATCAGGCAGGTATCGACAGTCCGGACGTGACAGACTTCAAGCACTGCTTGAAATATTTCCGCGATGTGAGCCGCATTCCTGACAATCGGCTGAATAACATTACACGCTTCCACTCCCAGATCGCCAAGGCGATCACAGGCAACGCCAAACCCAAGAGCGCAGCGCTGGTGTTCCGAGACTGGCAGGTGGAAGAAAAACTGGGCGGCACCGACCGCTACACCGAATACCGAGCCAAGCACAACCTGTTGGGCAAGAGCGGCGGTATGGCGCGCCTGCGGGTCTACCAGGCAGATCCTTACCAAGACGAAGCCACACGCAAGGAAGAGTTCAAGAAGATCAGCAACGCCTATCGCGCCGTGGCTCACATGCCAACCCACGCCAACGTGCTGGCAGTGAAGGATCTGTTTGTCTCCGACGATGAAGATAGGGTGGTGCTGGTCACTGAAGACCTGCCCGGCCAGGCCCTGCGCCTGCACATCAACAAGGCCTCCCTTGCGCTGACCTTTGACCAGAAGCTCCAAGTGATGCGTGACGTGCTGTCGGCTCTTGACCACGCGCACCGGCACGAGGTGATTCACCGCAATCTCACTCCAGACGCCATTCTGGTGACCAAAGGTGGCCAGGCCCGGGTGACGGGTTTCGATTACGCCCGCGTGGGCAAGAACCGCACCTCCACCATCGCCAGTCAGGTGGTGGATGATCTGGAGGCCACCTATCAGGCTCCAGAGTGCTTCAAGGACCCGACCCAGGCCAGCATCGCCTCCGATCTCTATGCCGCCGGGCTGATTATCTACGAGCTGTTGACCGGCGAACTGCCCTTTGAAAGCATCGACCAAATGATGGAGGCCGATGGAAAATTCCCAATCAAGCCCTCGGAGCACAAGCCAGACCTGCCCAATGGGATCGACGAGTGGCTGCAAAAATTCTGCGAGTTTGACCCGGAGGAGCGTCACGCCAGCTCGGCCATCGCCCGCAAAGCGCTGGACGATCTGATTCTGCCTGAAGCCAAGAACGACACTGCTCAGGTTGTGAGCAGCCCGGCTGTGCCACAGCTTTCCGATAACCTGACCGACCTGCCGCAGGATTTTATCCTGGCGGATCGCTTCCGCATTCAGCAAAAGCTGGGCAGCGGAGGCTTTGGGGTCGCCTACAAGGTATTCGATTCCCTGGGGGATGTGGTGCGGGTCATCAAACTGGTGACCAAGGACCGCCGCAGCGTATATGAACGGCTTCGCCGCGAATACAAAACATTGACCAATCTTCCAGACCATCCGCATGTGGTGAAGGTAATCTGGGCGGATCGCATGACGGACGCCAAGCAGACTCCGTACATAGTCTTCGAATATGTGGAAGGTTTGGATGTCTCTGATCTTATCGATGCCGAGGCGCTATCATTGGATGATTCCGTGCGCATCGTGCATGAGGCTGCGGAAGGGCTGGCTCACCTGCATAAGAACGGTGTATACCATCAAGACGTCAAACCCTCCAATCTGCTGTGGACCAACAAGGGCGTCCGTATCATCGATTTCAACGTCGCTGTATCCGAGAACGACGAGGAGCAAGGTGGTGGCGGAACACGCCGTTATCTGCCGCCGGATTACGATTATTCATCCGAGCCGGATGCCTCGGATCGCATGGACCGCGACCTCTATGCCCTGGGCATCTCCTTCTATGAATGCCTGACCGGCAAGTATCCTTTCGACGACCCCACGCCGCCGATCAAGACTCAGCCCAAGGCCCCCAAGCAGTTCAAAGGATGCGCCGACCTCAGCTCGTCGCTGGTCAATGTGTTGGTGAAGATGATTGCGCCGGAGCGCAAGGATCGCTTCGCCTCAGTAGATGAGTTCTTGACCGCCATTTCTGAGGTCAAGCGCCTGCGCTCGGTGCTGACCACAGGGGAAATCGGAGCAGGATCAAAAGTGTTGAGCAAGCTGGGCTTTGAGCCAATCAAGCCCAACACCAACCCATTTGTCACCCACCTACTGACCCTCTACAGCCAGAGCCAGGTATCAAATGCGGGTACCCGTGGACTCGACGAGGTTGGCAAGGCCACCTATGTGCCGACCTATCTGGACGAGAAGCTCAAGCCCGCGCTGCTCAGAGGTGATTTCCGTCTGGTAATCATCAGCGGTAACGCTGGCGACGGCAAGACGGCGTTCATTCAGCAGTTTGAGGCCGTTGCTGAAAGCAAGGGCGCGCAGGTGCAGCGTGGCGCGAATGGGGCTGTTTTCCAGCTTAAGGGGCATACTTACCAGAGCAATTATGACGGCAGTCAAGATGAAGGCGACGAGCGCAATGACGACGTGCTGAAGAAATTCTTCGCCCCCTTCGCGGGCAAGGACGTTTCCGGATGG
Above is a genomic segment from Desulfolutivibrio sulfodismutans DSM 3696 containing:
- the mads6 gene encoding methylation-associated defense system protein kinase MAD6, giving the protein MAKVIPIGQPVNDSERQAIGFLRDNLPDGWLIFHNFEMRQGEEVFEIDIAILAPHAVYLVDVKGTRGNIDVYGSKWYPDGRQPFFSPLAKLRSHAKTMATIIRESNTGQIELRKAHVHATVLLTADDAAVFDQAGIDSPDVTDFKHCLKYFRDVSRIPDNRLNNITRFHSQIAKAITGNAKPKSAALVFRDWQVEEKLGGTDRYTEYRAKHNLLGKSGGMARLRVYQADPYQDEATRKEEFKKISNAYRAVAHMPTHANVLAVKDLFVSDDEDRVVLVTEDLPGQALRLHINKASLALTFDQKLQVMRDVLSALDHAHRHEVIHRNLTPDAILVTKGGQARVTGFDYARVGKNRTSTIASQVVDDLEATYQAPECFKDPTQASIASDLYAAGLIIYELLTGELPFESIDQMMEADGKFPIKPSEHKPDLPNGIDEWLQKFCEFDPEERHASSAIARKALDDLILPEAKNDTAQVVSSPAVPQLSDNLTDLPQDFILADRFRIQQKLGSGGFGVAYKVFDSLGDVVRVIKLVTKDRRSVYERLRREYKTLTNLPDHPHVVKVIWADRMTDAKQTPYIVFEYVEGLDVSDLIDAEALSLDDSVRIVHEAAEGLAHLHKNGVYHQDVKPSNLLWTNKGVRIIDFNVAVSENDEEQGGGGTRRYLPPDYDYSSEPDASDRMDRDLYALGISFYECLTGKYPFDDPTPPIKTQPKAPKQFKGCADLSSSLVNVLVKMIAPERKDRFASVDEFLTAISEVKRLRSVLTTGEIGAGSKVLSKLGFEPIKPNTNPFVTHLLTLYSQSQVSNAGTRGLDEVGKATYVPTYLDEKLKPALLRGDFRLVIISGNAGDGKTAFIQQFEAVAESKGAQVQRGANGAVFQLKGHTYQSNYDGSQDEGDERNDDVLKKFFAPFAGKDVSGWPDNQTRLIAINEGRLVDFFLEHEEEFPLLAKQIQQGLAGAATGGGIAVINLNLRSVVAEPVEGQPSILERLIARMTQQEYWQACEKCDLKVKCFAYHNARTFQDPVAGPKVIERLKMLYIITHLRGRLHITMRDLRSALAFMLVGTQGCDGIHKLYQNGGEETQNRILDGFYFNSWLGGAEGSNDRLIALLREIDVAEVSNPDLDREFGFLNPKTKTMCRFSFAERTGYDNELMETLFRNLPRDYSSKNRARLIAKHRNYLSHMRRRHFFECRDSQENRPWEKMLPYGHIDPFLRAIEESGAKSQDEVTTILRAINRGEGLSDPARLGNQLALRVRQVDKGTIRSYRLFDGDHFTLRTEQETAAHPFLECLSQAQVLLYDSGDGHKASLRINLDIYEMLMRLNNGYRPSIEEQEGFYLSLAVFKNVLSAAPYQEVLLTECGFEFFQIRRDDKGILHLGKVSRRAEV
- the mads5 gene encoding methylation-associated defense system restriction endonuclease subunit S MAD5; protein product: MSRKFQVKSIPSTWLISNGRRLDCGPYMSGAVEIRELLKRHFTQKLPDLTSGHDGGIYYGPRSNRNYVTDAEHGVPFLTTTFMMQADLTRLPLVSKKEAKSRKLANQQVKQGMALISRSGTVGRTIYARSSMNKVWSNEDIIKIVVDPQQVKSGYLFAYLCTRFGVPFVLSGKYGSVISHLEPEHFSDLLVPRLDADIEQKAHDFIEESAAFLDNYQANLNDATELYFDSVGLKDITPSEWHSWGSDLGFTAPTSIQSLRALNFNPRFIRLCELIKSGPWKPLGSLCIPGTLKRGNRFNRIDADPEYAYRLVGQKELFWLRPEGRWIAKKFVPDDVLVENGSILVAARGTLGESELYCRATFIHGKLTENAYSEDILRVIGNENEIERGALFAFMRSESAFRMLRSISVGSKLQDHHYTMLPSLPIPYPPNDIRKRCNDFIIEAYVARETALELEDRARSLVERAIEEGGR